From the genome of Pleuronectes platessa chromosome 19, fPlePla1.1, whole genome shotgun sequence:
TGTGTTTGTCTAATCGGTAACGAGGTAATAACACATTAACTGTGGTCAGGAGCGGCCTCGGATTGTTTCAGATTATGGACTAAAGATCTACGTTGTTAATGAGAaccaccctcccccccccataGAAACACAACATACGTCTGTGGATGGAAAATGCAGAATaacattaaatacagtaaaactaGTGCAACTAGAATAGGATGTCCGGTGCTTAACAATGCAATAAAATGCAGTGGTAGTTATTGCTTTGCGTTTGTAAAGTGCTGATGCagaagttttttttccttctgaaTAAACTCGGGTTACAGGTTGTTAACTCAGTCTCAGGTCGTATTTCAACACTGTAAACCTGACCAGTGACGATTTGACCTCTGTTGTTTATCACGTCACATGTGACAATCTGTCGAAACTGCGGTGATCATCTTTATCTCTATCAAACATTTATACAGCCGGACACCACTCACAGCATCTTAGAAATGTGCCATCCTGTGGTTTAATAATCTTTCATTCACCACAAGTTTAACATTCATCAGGCCACATCACACTTCACTGAATTTCAGAGGGTAGCATTTTACTTCTCACTCCTACATTTAACAGCTTCTTCCACTGGTTACTTTACAAATTAAGATTTTTGAGTAACAAATATGTCAGAGCTGACatgatgtttgtgttctctaaataaagtttatttagtGTTTCCCAATTGTGATCCTGTTGCACTGTCTCCGTCCACAGTCCGAAGACAGTCACTGACCTCATTTCCCGAAAAATCGAACCCACAACATTTTGCAACCATCTTGTGTGAACCTACAGATTGTTTATCTAATTATTAGAACCTCTTTGTATGCTCACAGTTATCAATATCAGTCTGCTACATTGATATTCACAGTGGCCTCATGGACAAATACAGTATGTAGAAAAAGGTCATTAATCACCCAAATTTGGTTTTGCCATAGGGCTTTACAATCTATACAAGATGTGACATCCTCTTTACCTTTCTCCTCAATCAGGGTTAGGAAAAATTCGAAACTATTCAAACTTGTCTGAGGAAATATCTGTATAAAGTCCCCTTCTTAATATATCCTCGTTCTCTGTTTCAGGTTCTTCCTTTTGCACCTCTTGTTTTCGCAACAGTCATGGTGTGCATTCCCTGTATTGTGATTCCTGTCCTTTTGTGGGTCTACAAGAGGTTCCTAGAGCCTTACCTGTATCCCTTCATCTCACCAATCATTAACACATTCTGGACCAAAAAAGCCGTCCAAGAGACGGGCATGAGTGACCAAAAAGTTAGTGAAAACAGTAATGGGACACTTAAGGTGAGTTAATGATTCATATCATGGCTTTTTGCATTTGTGATACCTTggtattttttactttgaatacTGTGGTATTGCTTTCAGcttaatttaaacttttctgGCTGGCAGTGATTTCAGAATCTGACTTTCTACAAGAATAAATATGTTTCCACAACTTGCCTAATATACAAACAGCAGCCTCTTAAGCACAGCTCATGTATTTTAtcatattaaaaatatataaattgaatACTGAGGGTTTAATTTGGGTTTCACATTACCACATCGTGACTAATGCTGTATTAGGTTCCAGCATCTTTCATGAGTTGTTTTTAAGAAATGTTCTTTTTCGTTTTAGGCTGAAAGCAATGGGGACGCCACTGCCAATGGATCGACTATAGCAGCAGATAAGAAGACAGACTGACAACCTCAAATGTTTTATAATGCATCGAAATCAATGTAAATATTCCAGTAATATAATATAGATGAACTATGAATTAACTTATCAATCTTCTTTGAATTGAGTGGATTTTATAACCTTTCAAACTTATGTCTGaatgtttgattttattttctctattgttACATTAAAATTAGGAAATTGGTTTATGGTTGTTCTATTTTCTCTGTTactaattaaataatatatgcatTCATTTTATTGAATAATGGAATAATGTTCCTTTGTCAAACTTGTTAAAACCGaactttcaaataaaaaaagatgctCATTTATTGTTGCCATACTCTGCTGTGCTTCCACACCACCCACCATTCTCACTTTATATTGGAAATGTTTTAAGGATACAATTTTTAATATTCCAAATGCTATATAAACAAGATGTCTCTGCAAAGATGACCATactggaataaaataaataattcagacCTTATATCTATACTCCATTCTTTCTACTCCTAATGAAGTGAGATATAGCACAGTAAATATAGTGTAGATAAACTTCACTCTCAAATTTAATAGTTACAAATGAGATCTATTAAAACTAGGTAGTGTAGGTGTTTTTGTTGAGACTTTTAATCACTCGCCTGTTGTTCAACAGTAGCTGGCAGATGCAAATTAAAGTCAACCTGAGTAAACCCAGATCTATAGATACTCCTTTAAAtcttaatttctttttaatcagTATCGCTAAAAGGTTGGAAAAACATGCCAA
Proteins encoded in this window:
- the LOC128425011 gene encoding UPF0729 protein C18orf32 homolog — protein: MVCIPCIVIPVLLWVYKRFLEPYLYPFISPIINTFWTKKAVQETGMSDQKVSENSNGTLKAESNGDATANGSTIAADKKTD